A segment of the Oscillospiraceae bacterium genome:
TATTGGTTGCATAATGCTAGTTAAGAATAATTGTAAATAAGATGATAGGGATACTACTGTTTTTGATGGTAGTATCCCTTTTGTATTCTCCAAATTTGCTATTGTTTGTGGTTTTGAAAAATGGCTCAATGGTATAATATATTCATTGATTTTTATCCGGGAGGAAAAAACAGTGAGTATATACGGATACGTAAGAGTTTCGGCTGTAGACCAAAATGAAGCGAGACAACTGCTTGAAATGCAGCAATTAGGTCTAAAACCTGAAAACATTTTTATTGATAAGCAATCCGGCAAGGATTTTAACAGACCTGAATATATCAGGCTAACAAAGTTGCTGAAGAAAGGAGATTTACTGTATATAAAAGCCATAGATAGACTCGGCAGAAATTACAAGGAAATTCATGACCAATGGCGAATTATTACTAAAGAAATGGAGGTTGATGTGGTGGTTATAGATATGCCTTTACTTGATACAAGAGTATACAAGGATTTGA
Coding sequences within it:
- a CDS encoding recombinase family protein; the protein is MSIYGYVRVSAVDQNEARQLLEMQQLGLKPENIFIDKQSGKDFNRPEYIRLTKLLKKGDLLYIKAIDRLGRNYKEIHDQWRIITKEMEVDVVVIDMPLLDTRVYKDLMGTFIADLVLQVLSFVAQNERENIKKRQEEGIKAAKLRGVVFGRPVKVPPDDFAHIVGRWESGHISAQDAARLSDMSIATFYRRLREFRGR